The Dehalogenimonas lykanthroporepellens BL-DC-9 genome includes a window with the following:
- a CDS encoding conserved hypothetical protein (KEGG: cms:CMS_2134 hypothetical protein) — protein MTASSIYIIDTCALIAAYRHDFPPTGAHNGFWEWLNGLATIHQIVIPQAVREEIECGTDGLSKLIVSALPNTVNEPTENSLNQLPSVLGAYGVRTELDIEFLEKRADPYIIALALETGGTVVTNETSNPNRTSPQKKKIPDICHGLNINCLRYTNFVWQMSSTFKLNLL, from the coding sequence ATGACAGCTAGTTCAATATATATTATCGATACTTGCGCACTTATTGCAGCTTATCGTCATGATTTCCCTCCGACTGGGGCGCATAACGGTTTTTGGGAATGGCTTAATGGGCTTGCCACTATACATCAAATCGTAATCCCTCAAGCAGTTAGGGAAGAAATAGAATGCGGGACTGATGGGTTGAGTAAATTGATTGTAAGTGCTTTACCAAACACAGTTAACGAGCCAACCGAAAACTCATTAAACCAACTTCCGTCTGTTCTGGGGGCCTATGGAGTAAGAACCGAGTTGGATATTGAGTTTCTTGAAAAGCGTGCAGACCCTTATATAATTGCTTTAGCTTTAGAAACAGGAGGTACTGTAGTAACTAATGAAACCTCCAATCCGAACAGGACATCGCCACAAAAAAAGAAAATACCGGATATATGTCATGGGCTAAATATTAACTGTCTTCGATATACTAATTTTGTTTGGCAAATGAGTTCAACGTTTAAGTTGAATTTACTCTGA
- a CDS encoding protein of unknown function DUF955 (PFAM: protein of unknown function DUF955~KEGG: rru:Rru_A0537 hypothetical protein) — protein MTSNSIPVNPKILEWARNNANMSVQLAAQKAHVNELKGKGESIEITATERLLSWEKGESTPSFTQLKNLAKAYRRPVLTFFLQNPPECETKLHDFRTVRGQGIDINNPEFAALTRHVEMIHRSLQDILDKSNTQQLEFVGGTRPDIDYRQFAEIIRKFLNYSIEQQLKARDPSSLFADIRKAIEEKGVFVLRIGNLGSHHSNISPLVFRGLALSDKIAPMIVVNANDSQTARLFTLIHELCHIFIGESGISNWNSIDSQLQENQLSNEILCDRTAAEFLVPEIEFKEALSQIPPSLKTEDSIELLSHRFNVSRLVILRRLKDLGLIQITKYWQIFETLKDIKSSSAKESEEELDTHNLISYRIRTRSKLGQKLVSTILDAVRDGRISELDASHIMSVKIDKFIKIA, from the coding sequence ATGACCTCAAATAGTATCCCAGTAAACCCCAAAATTCTCGAATGGGCAAGAAATAATGCAAATATGTCAGTACAACTTGCTGCGCAAAAAGCCCATGTTAATGAACTGAAAGGAAAAGGGGAAAGCATTGAGATAACTGCCACAGAGCGATTGTTGAGCTGGGAAAAAGGCGAATCAACTCCTTCGTTTACACAATTAAAGAATTTAGCGAAAGCATATAGGCGTCCTGTTCTTACTTTCTTTTTACAGAATCCGCCGGAATGTGAGACAAAGCTACATGATTTTCGGACTGTTCGTGGTCAAGGAATAGATATTAATAACCCTGAATTTGCTGCTCTAACTCGACACGTTGAAATGATACATCGTTCTCTTCAGGATATTTTAGATAAGTCGAATACCCAACAACTAGAATTTGTTGGTGGTACACGGCCAGACATTGACTACAGACAATTTGCCGAGATAATTCGAAAGTTTCTTAACTATTCAATTGAACAACAGTTAAAAGCTCGCGATCCTAGCTCGTTATTTGCCGATATCCGAAAAGCAATTGAAGAAAAGGGGGTATTTGTTCTTCGTATTGGTAACCTGGGTAGTCATCATTCTAATATAAGTCCATTAGTCTTCAGAGGTCTTGCTCTGAGTGATAAAATTGCTCCAATGATCGTTGTTAATGCAAACGATTCTCAAACAGCAAGGCTTTTTACTTTGATACATGAACTGTGTCACATCTTCATTGGAGAGAGTGGTATCAGTAATTGGAATAGTATTGACTCTCAACTACAGGAGAATCAGCTATCGAATGAGATATTATGTGATCGAACAGCCGCTGAGTTTCTTGTTCCAGAAATAGAATTCAAAGAAGCTTTATCACAGATTCCTCCTTCCTTGAAGACTGAGGATAGCATTGAGTTATTATCGCACCGTTTCAACGTGAGTAGACTTGTCATATTAAGACGATTGAAAGATTTGGGCTTGATACAGATAACAAAGTATTGGCAAATATTCGAGACGTTGAAGGATATTAAATCTAGTTCGGCTAAAGAAAGCGAAGAGGAGTTGGATACCCATAATTTAATCAGCTACAGAATAAGAACCCGTTCCAAACTTGGGCAGAAGCTTGTTTCGACTATTCTTGATGCGGTTCGCGACGGTCGTATTTCCGAACTTGACGCATCTCATATAATGAGTGTGAAAATTGACAAATTTATAAAGATTGCATGA
- a CDS encoding peptidase M48 Ste24p (PFAM: peptidase M48 Ste24p~KEGG: deg:DehalGT_1382 peptidase M48 Ste24p), which yields MWEQIKANRNRSILLVIGMGVLLVALGYGIGVYFFDNVYAGVAVAGVIWVIMTLVGYFQGDSILLATSGAKKIGKKDHPRLFNVVEEMTIACGLPKMPDVYIIDDPALNAFAVGRDPEKAAVAITSGLLQKLNRDELQGVIAHELAHIKNRDVLLMSMTAVLLGTIVILSYYFSRMMFFTGGGSRRSSDSGGAGGAIIAIIGLVFIILAPIFAQLIYFAISRRREYLADASAALYTRYPEGLASALEKLGSSTNQVKAANQATAPMYTVNPFREKGRKAADLTSTHPPISERVKILRKMGGGISYQSYEQAAEEVTRQRIIPTSALAGAQTLAAREPSTEGAVGEPDKLARTRETQDMLFGMSRYRKLDCQQCGTVLRLPPDYKAPVVRCPHCGTVNQAINK from the coding sequence ATGTGGGAACAGATAAAGGCTAACCGCAACCGCTCCATCCTGCTGGTTATCGGCATGGGCGTTCTGCTGGTGGCCCTCGGCTACGGCATCGGCGTCTACTTTTTCGACAACGTCTATGCCGGTGTCGCCGTGGCCGGCGTCATCTGGGTCATCATGACCCTGGTCGGCTACTTCCAGGGCGACAGCATTCTGCTGGCTACCTCCGGGGCCAAAAAGATTGGAAAGAAAGACCACCCCCGGCTTTTCAACGTGGTCGAAGAGATGACCATCGCCTGTGGCCTGCCGAAGATGCCGGACGTCTATATCATTGACGACCCCGCCCTCAACGCCTTCGCCGTCGGGCGTGACCCGGAGAAGGCCGCCGTGGCCATAACCTCCGGCCTGCTTCAGAAGCTCAACCGTGACGAGCTTCAGGGTGTCATCGCCCATGAACTGGCCCACATCAAGAACCGCGACGTCCTCCTGATGTCCATGACGGCGGTGCTTCTGGGCACCATTGTCATCCTGTCCTATTACTTCAGCCGCATGATGTTTTTCACCGGCGGCGGTTCGCGCCGCTCATCGGACTCCGGCGGCGCCGGCGGCGCCATTATCGCCATCATCGGCCTGGTCTTCATCATTCTGGCCCCCATCTTCGCCCAGCTCATCTACTTCGCCATCTCCCGCCGGCGCGAATACCTGGCCGATGCTTCGGCGGCGCTTTACACTCGCTATCCGGAAGGTCTGGCCTCAGCGCTGGAAAAGCTGGGCAGTTCCACCAACCAGGTCAAGGCCGCCAACCAGGCCACGGCCCCGATGTACACCGTTAACCCCTTCCGGGAAAAAGGCCGCAAGGCCGCCGACCTGACCAGCACCCACCCGCCTATTTCGGAGCGCGTCAAGATACTGCGCAAGATGGGCGGCGGCATCTCCTACCAGTCATACGAACAGGCGGCCGAAGAAGTCACCCGCCAGCGCATTATCCCGACTTCGGCCCTGGCCGGGGCGCAGACCCTGGCGGCCCGTGAGCCTTCCACCGAAGGCGCCGTCGGTGAACCGGATAAGCTGGCCCGCACCCGGGAAACCCAGGATATGCTCTTCGGTATGAGCCGCTACCGCAAGCTGGACTGCCAACAGTGCGGCACCGTCCTGCGTCTGCCGCCGGACTACAAGGCCCCGGTGGTGCGTTGTCCCCATTGCGGCACGGTCAACCAGGCAATAAACAAATAG
- a CDS encoding LemA family protein (PFAM: LemA family protein~KEGG: dev:DhcVS_1470 LemA) produces the protein MEITLIVILVVIVLVVLGLVGIYNGLVKLRNQVKNAWAQIDVQLKRRYDLIPNLVETVKGYAKHEREVFENVTKARNLAQQVSNSSPGVRAQAEGELSAGLSRLLAVAEAYPDLKANQNFLALQEELTSTENKISFSRQFYNDSVLNYNNKTQMFPSNIIAGMFGFTMNEYFEVKVEAERTAPKVSFN, from the coding sequence ATGGAAATCACCCTGATAGTCATTTTGGTGGTCATCGTCCTGGTGGTGCTGGGGCTCGTCGGCATCTACAACGGGCTGGTAAAACTGCGCAACCAGGTCAAAAACGCCTGGGCTCAGATAGATGTCCAGCTCAAGCGGCGCTATGACCTCATCCCCAACCTGGTGGAAACAGTCAAGGGCTATGCCAAGCATGAGCGTGAAGTCTTTGAAAACGTCACCAAAGCCCGCAACCTGGCTCAGCAGGTCTCCAACTCTTCGCCCGGCGTCCGGGCACAGGCGGAAGGTGAACTTTCCGCCGGGCTGTCCCGCCTGCTGGCGGTGGCCGAAGCCTATCCCGACCTCAAGGCCAACCAGAACTTCCTGGCCCTTCAGGAAGAGCTGACCTCCACCGAAAACAAGATATCCTTCTCCCGCCAGTTCTACAATGATTCGGTTCTGAACTACAATAACAAGACCCAGATGTTCCCTTCCAACATCATCGCCGGCATGTTCGGCTTCACCATGAACGAGTATTTCGAGGTCAAGGTAGAGGCGGAGCGCACCGCTCCCAAGGTAAGCTTCAACTGA
- a CDS encoding conserved hypothetical protein (manually curated~KEGG: det:DET1585 hypothetical protein), which produces MHCPEDHSPMIVVEHDRIAIDYCPQCRGVWLDRGELELLVERTCADEADVSLEDIFQRRPAVVDEAKRRCPICRRTMRKEKIGVAPEVIIDACADREDGLWFDGGELHQVLSQVPVRDNTPAGGMMTFLREALKADAAD; this is translated from the coding sequence ATGCATTGCCCTGAAGATCACTCGCCGATGATTGTGGTTGAACATGACCGCATCGCCATAGACTATTGTCCCCAGTGCCGCGGCGTCTGGCTGGACCGGGGTGAACTGGAACTGCTGGTAGAACGCACCTGTGCTGATGAAGCCGACGTCAGCCTGGAGGATATCTTCCAGCGCCGCCCGGCCGTCGTCGATGAGGCCAAACGCCGTTGTCCCATCTGCCGCCGCACCATGCGCAAGGAGAAAATCGGTGTCGCCCCCGAGGTCATCATTGACGCCTGCGCCGACCGCGAAGACGGGCTGTGGTTTGACGGCGGTGAACTGCATCAGGTTCTGTCCCAGGTGCCGGTGCGGGACAATACCCCCGCCGGCGGCATGATGACCTTTCTGCGGGAAGCGCTCAAGGCCGACGCGGCCGATTAA
- a CDS encoding Colicin V production protein (PFAM: Colicin V production protein~KEGG: dev:DhcVS_180 integral membrane colicin V production protein), with protein sequence MIDVNVLDIVILVLLALLVFRGLTQGLIKSLAGLLGLIVGIMLAGRYHEQLAGSLFNFISNPDWANIVAYVVIILAVWLIFAILARLLSKLASIVFLGWVNRLGGALFGLLMGMFIAGAALAAWAKFFGGDVLADSFMAGFLLDKFPFILSLLPAQFDSIKEFFQ encoded by the coding sequence ATGATTGACGTGAACGTACTCGACATCGTCATTCTGGTACTTCTGGCCCTGCTGGTTTTCCGCGGGCTGACTCAGGGGCTCATCAAGTCGCTGGCCGGTCTGCTCGGTCTCATCGTCGGCATCATGCTGGCCGGGCGCTACCATGAGCAACTGGCCGGGTCCCTCTTCAATTTCATCTCCAATCCGGATTGGGCCAACATTGTCGCCTACGTCGTTATCATCCTCGCCGTCTGGCTTATCTTCGCCATACTGGCCCGCCTTCTCTCCAAACTGGCCTCCATTGTCTTTCTCGGCTGGGTCAACCGTTTGGGCGGGGCGCTGTTCGGTCTGCTGATGGGCATGTTCATCGCCGGAGCCGCGCTGGCGGCCTGGGCTAAATTCTTCGGCGGCGACGTCCTGGCGGATTCCTTCATGGCCGGCTTTCTGCTGGACAAATTTCCCTTTATCCTGTCTCTCCTGCCGGCCCAGTTCGATTCCATCAAGGAGTTTTTTCAGTAA
- a CDS encoding 4Fe-4S ferredoxin iron-sulfur binding domain protein (PFAM: 4Fe-4S ferredoxin iron-sulfur binding domain protein~KEGG: det:DET0191 iron-sulfur cluster-binding protein), with protein sequence MAFKITEECISCGACEPECPNNAITEGETIYVIDPTRCTECVGAFSTKQCADICPVDCCVPDDANQETHEELLEKWRGLHPGEEPKL encoded by the coding sequence ATGGCTTTCAAAATTACCGAGGAATGCATCAGTTGCGGCGCCTGTGAACCGGAATGCCCCAACAACGCCATCACCGAGGGAGAAACTATCTACGTTATCGACCCGACCAGGTGCACCGAATGTGTCGGTGCCTTTTCCACCAAGCAGTGCGCCGATATCTGCCCGGTAGACTGCTGTGTCCCCGATGACGCCAACCAGGAAACTCACGAAGAGCTACTGGAAAAATGGCGTGGCCTGCATCCCGGCGAAGAACCCAAGCTGTAA
- a CDS encoding hypothetical protein (KEGG: vpa:VP2743 DamX-related protein), whose protein sequence is MPLTQQEKRCVALACRYLREHYGGDWSVHENLDDRKLQEPTPEVIAGNGTKTAAIEVKRLIDSASQDYIAYLRNNERFLAPSCGGSYYLCPALGFQLPMTRSMRKLVRQEVTRVAPTLKPGQKGTIRIPREGHISLIAPSSPSLIMCLHGNQYPELMRRIGERIAGKFMLVDEGLEHSFITQECKDAFEEAVVAACNRRLMGNSDKFTWYEEWELVRTDKGGGSKGSVWVVATTGAHSMQTSVEQCVHAVLDNAMRKFRRTPRWADVQVIVLETSAMAPSDLAAGAAETFHPQDKELINHFLIVEGEDINEANTIVASLKREAEAERQRQETHILQSSVSEARVQVFEDDYLKSRKEIGAAEKIFRYYGAFQNKATPNHLTSFGFNQLVNKGPFVDGSNWLDLRGWEFAVAEERHLLKTLHTRLIDSVRHTRQALSDAVAPQPERILDTAKKMAALLGKPEGCLIVIAAHLDVDTVVSLDKLLTTPGWELGDDLRTNWILGKHEGCPIFHLNEPGLHSLYAIDVPRFASLIQYDPVVDLRVTAIDEVTAKQLLKNNPNLKSDVSTLLSMVHLILYQSYEIHISDECAVWAANLSP, encoded by the coding sequence ATGCCTCTGACACAACAAGAGAAAAGATGTGTTGCACTCGCCTGTCGTTACCTCCGAGAACACTATGGAGGTGACTGGTCCGTCCATGAGAACCTAGACGACCGCAAGCTTCAGGAGCCTACCCCAGAGGTAATTGCTGGCAATGGTACCAAGACGGCTGCTATTGAAGTCAAGCGACTCATAGACTCCGCATCTCAGGATTACATTGCATACCTTCGCAATAATGAAAGGTTCCTGGCACCATCATGCGGCGGTTCCTACTACCTCTGCCCAGCACTCGGCTTTCAACTACCAATGACTCGTTCCATGCGTAAGCTAGTAAGACAAGAGGTAACACGTGTCGCCCCAACCCTGAAACCGGGTCAGAAGGGCACCATCCGAATCCCACGAGAAGGACACATCTCCCTGATTGCCCCGTCTAGCCCGTCTCTCATAATGTGCCTTCATGGCAATCAGTACCCTGAACTAATGCGCCGTATCGGAGAGCGAATAGCGGGGAAGTTCATGCTCGTTGACGAAGGTCTAGAGCATTCTTTCATTACACAGGAGTGCAAAGACGCCTTTGAAGAAGCAGTTGTCGCGGCTTGTAACAGAAGGTTAATGGGCAACAGTGATAAGTTCACCTGGTATGAGGAGTGGGAGCTTGTCAGGACTGACAAAGGCGGCGGCTCTAAAGGCAGTGTTTGGGTGGTAGCAACCACAGGCGCACATTCCATGCAAACATCAGTCGAACAGTGCGTTCATGCCGTCCTGGATAATGCCATGCGGAAGTTCAGACGAACGCCACGCTGGGCAGACGTTCAGGTTATCGTATTGGAGACTTCAGCAATGGCTCCATCAGACCTGGCGGCTGGTGCAGCAGAGACCTTCCACCCACAAGACAAAGAGCTTATCAACCACTTCCTGATTGTGGAAGGCGAGGACATAAATGAGGCTAACACCATAGTGGCCTCCCTGAAGCGAGAAGCTGAAGCTGAACGCCAGCGCCAGGAGACTCATATCCTCCAATCGTCCGTGTCAGAGGCACGCGTGCAAGTATTCGAGGACGATTACTTGAAGAGTCGAAAAGAGATAGGTGCAGCGGAGAAAATATTCAGGTACTATGGTGCATTCCAGAACAAGGCTACCCCAAATCATTTGACAAGCTTTGGCTTTAACCAACTGGTCAACAAAGGCCCATTTGTGGACGGCTCAAACTGGCTTGACCTTAGAGGGTGGGAATTCGCTGTTGCAGAAGAGCGCCACCTACTGAAGACATTGCATACCCGCCTGATAGATTCAGTTCGCCATACCCGTCAAGCTCTCTCAGATGCTGTCGCTCCACAGCCAGAGAGAATCCTTGACACAGCCAAGAAGATGGCTGCCTTATTAGGCAAACCAGAAGGGTGCCTGATAGTGATAGCCGCCCATTTGGATGTTGACACTGTGGTGTCCCTCGACAAGTTGCTCACTACGCCAGGATGGGAACTTGGCGACGACCTTAGAACAAACTGGATTTTGGGCAAACATGAGGGTTGTCCGATTTTCCACCTGAATGAGCCAGGATTACATAGCCTCTACGCCATCGACGTGCCCAGGTTTGCTTCTCTTATTCAGTATGATCCAGTAGTTGATTTGAGGGTAACGGCAATAGATGAAGTTACTGCGAAACAGTTGTTGAAAAACAATCCTAACCTCAAATCGGATGTGAGTACTCTCTTATCAATGGTGCACCTTATCCTATACCAGTCTTATGAGATACATATCAGTGACGAATGTGCAGTCTGGGCTGCCAATCTTTCGCCCTGA
- a CDS encoding hypothetical protein (KEGG: aap:NT05HA_0673 putative lysogenic conversion protein) has product MRDDFSLPTKELLAKRVAYRCSNPACRHVTSGPQTDTTKAVNIGVAAHITAASEGGPRFDPAMTSDDRQGTGNGIWLCQSCAKLVDNDPIRYAVDVLQLWKRLAETTAIHELESHSGVGEDSTDKCAELESVMPDMFSEMRNDLAANHLSREFVILKKTWVYNGRPEHPVLVYYFEDHPDLESKLLILQNRGLIREITYNNVSRYVISEELARYLTRR; this is encoded by the coding sequence ATGAGAGACGATTTTTCTTTGCCAACCAAAGAACTCCTAGCAAAACGGGTGGCCTATCGCTGCTCGAACCCAGCATGCCGCCATGTGACTAGTGGGCCACAGACAGACACCACCAAGGCAGTAAACATCGGGGTTGCGGCGCACATCACAGCCGCCTCGGAGGGTGGTCCTCGCTTCGATCCGGCCATGACCTCCGACGATAGGCAAGGTACTGGCAATGGAATCTGGCTCTGTCAATCATGCGCCAAGTTAGTTGACAATGACCCAATCCGTTATGCGGTGGATGTGTTGCAGCTCTGGAAGAGGCTTGCAGAGACGACGGCAATCCATGAGTTAGAGAGCCATTCAGGTGTTGGCGAAGATTCCACTGACAAGTGCGCAGAGCTCGAAAGTGTTATGCCGGACATGTTCAGCGAAATGAGGAACGACCTGGCTGCCAACCACTTGAGCCGCGAGTTCGTTATCCTGAAGAAGACTTGGGTGTACAATGGGCGTCCTGAACATCCTGTGTTAGTCTATTATTTCGAAGACCACCCTGACCTCGAAAGCAAGCTGCTTATCCTCCAGAATCGTGGTCTCATTAGGGAAATCACCTACAACAATGTCTCACGCTATGTCATTAGTGAGGAGCTTGCCCGCTATCTGACGAGGCGATAA
- a CDS encoding transcriptional regulator, XRE family (PFAM: helix-turn-helix domain protein~KEGG: dhd:Dhaf_0636 transcriptional regulator, XRE family): MPISYNKLWKLLIDKGMNKQDLKRLSGISTTSIAKLGKGENITTDVLLKICKALNCDVADIMEVTPGNGKTKRRTK, translated from the coding sequence ATGCCTATCAGCTACAACAAGCTATGGAAACTGTTAATCGATAAAGGAATGAACAAACAAGACCTGAAGCGATTATCGGGTATCAGTACAACATCCATCGCGAAATTAGGTAAAGGCGAGAACATAACGACGGATGTATTACTGAAGATTTGTAAGGCTTTGAATTGCGATGTGGCGGATATTATGGAAGTCACTCCTGGCAATGGGAAGACTAAAAGGAGGACAAAGTAA
- a CDS encoding conserved hypothetical protein (KEGG: hmo:HM1_1332 hypothetical protein) — MANSATKLKHEKVMSILAEVTGGKSYKAHKYALDHTDRPAVDYGDSEIIWKRRAETTLHKTYVDLSGLSKKPAFRDGQILSYFLDGSRRVFKVDDIAYAQSGGRSVIYPVIAGQIGVGCCRRVDKKVIPIKFEREFVLSMPDVADADGKPGFWPATAKKLSECNELKRLGIEFSTILPYKTSKNTDKKFEDRATACVQDRMIECEKKLVAELVRLDNLNQDNYLVKDGSLEYRPSKEDKIDRKKYQTFKNNYSWVIGASKNFNPEVCEDINGKPNPGFIADLPLYHRTPVAEYENQMLGDIKFAVWYIRLRDKTQTRTPFDGILKVEKILVTEEENEFGIDSQLVDTLSAYLMNERNPVCYGSDLRWANHIYPIYLTESFVKSRYLNAESFLHLF; from the coding sequence ATGGCTAATTCCGCTACCAAGCTAAAGCACGAAAAGGTCATGAGCATTCTTGCCGAGGTCACCGGCGGGAAGAGCTACAAGGCACATAAATATGCCCTTGACCATACAGACCGTCCAGCAGTCGACTACGGCGATAGTGAGATCATCTGGAAAAGGAGAGCTGAAACTACGCTGCATAAGACATATGTCGATTTGTCAGGATTGAGCAAGAAGCCCGCCTTTCGTGACGGCCAGATTTTGAGCTACTTTTTAGATGGCTCACGCAGGGTTTTTAAGGTGGATGACATCGCATATGCACAATCCGGCGGCCGAAGCGTTATTTATCCAGTGATTGCTGGTCAGATAGGTGTTGGATGCTGCCGACGTGTCGATAAAAAAGTTATTCCGATCAAGTTCGAGAGAGAGTTTGTTTTATCTATGCCGGATGTAGCTGACGCCGATGGGAAACCCGGCTTTTGGCCAGCCACAGCTAAGAAACTTAGCGAGTGTAACGAATTGAAGAGACTAGGGATAGAATTTTCGACTATTCTGCCGTATAAGACATCCAAAAATACAGATAAAAAATTCGAGGATCGGGCAACGGCCTGTGTCCAGGATAGAATGATTGAATGTGAGAAAAAACTCGTTGCCGAGCTTGTGCGTCTAGATAATCTGAACCAGGATAATTACTTGGTCAAGGATGGGTCTTTGGAGTATCGGCCAAGTAAGGAAGATAAAATAGATAGGAAGAAATACCAGACTTTTAAGAATAACTATAGCTGGGTTATTGGTGCCTCAAAGAATTTCAATCCGGAGGTCTGTGAGGATATAAACGGCAAACCCAATCCTGGCTTCATTGCCGATTTACCTCTATACCACCGTACTCCCGTTGCAGAGTATGAAAACCAAATGCTCGGCGATATCAAGTTTGCAGTGTGGTACATACGACTCAGAGATAAGACACAGACTCGGACTCCGTTCGACGGTATCCTCAAGGTAGAGAAAATTCTCGTGACGGAGGAAGAAAACGAGTTTGGTATTGATAGTCAGCTCGTTGATACATTGAGTGCTTATCTTATGAATGAGAGAAACCCCGTTTGTTATGGGTCGGACCTGAGGTGGGCGAATCACATCTATCCCATCTACCTTACAGAGTCTTTTGTAAAATCACGTTATCTGAATGCTGAAAGCTTCCTGCACCTATTTTAA